One genomic segment of Nothobranchius furzeri strain GRZ-AD chromosome 10, NfurGRZ-RIMD1, whole genome shotgun sequence includes these proteins:
- the LOC129152455 gene encoding uncharacterized protein — MSEELSTVAKQQKMVMDLVGEIKELKHLNEDKDRRIISLEGYITELEQYTRMNVVIICGLEIKPWSYARAVTQQEGEVHTDMDTNSLENKVTTFLTNKGIAISNTDIEACHPLPRKIKDAKPAINLRFTNGKFKNALLKQGKKLKGTEMYVNKHLTKKNAEIARKARILKKLRKIQSTWTANCKIFISKVLAIKHIEELEKYE, encoded by the coding sequence CTAAGCAGCAAAAGATGGTCATGGATCTCGTAGGAGAAATTAAAGAGTTAAAACATCTAAATGAGGACAAAGATAGAAGGATTATAAGTCTGGAAGGCTATATAACAGAACTCGAGCAGTACACCCGCATGAATGTTGTCATCATCTGTGGATTGGAGATCAAGCCCTGGTCTTACGCCAGGGCAGTTACACAGCAGGAAGGCGAGGTGCACACTGACATGGACACGAACTCTCTGGAGAACAAGGTGACAACCTTCCTTACTAATAAAGGAATAGCTATATCTAACACAGACATTGAAGCTTGCCATCCATTGCCCCGTAAAATCAAAGATGCCAAACCTGCCATAAATTTACGATTCACAAACGGGAAATTTAAAAATGCCCTCCTCAAACAAGGGAAAAAACTCAAAGGAACTGAAATGTACGTGAATAAACATTTAACAAAGAAAAATGCAGAGATTGCAAGGAAGGCACGTATCTTAAAAAAACTGAGAAAAATACAGTCAACATGGACAGCAAACTGTAAAATATTCATTTCCAAAGTCTTAGCAATTAAACACATAGAGGAGCTGGAAAAGTATGAGTGA